In one Paramormyrops kingsleyae isolate MSU_618 chromosome 18, PKINGS_0.4, whole genome shotgun sequence genomic region, the following are encoded:
- the zbtb39 gene encoding zinc finger and BTB domain-containing protein 39, translating to MRIRLQGTGHAAGLLAELNRCRLSRCLCDVVLQVGGRSFPAHRAVLACAGTYFRGLFSGGGGASPTFTLDFVSPANFEKVLTFIYTAEILTDLIDVGVLYELAERLGVQQLVLACHATFPDLQSSNPSKGPAKPDLDQRTAPTSVCSSSAASSSSSSLSSSAGPSAAPSSLSRDGASRAGRGHGAPFPPPQAPKAENEEFFVEYGQMSEEKLPEQRPAAEVADTVNGPARDVKVEQAEEGGGTGGRRGGESRVPSAPLSVSYPDSSAQLPVEACAPSSSCGDPLDGLQVSAVECGGADASEEPDVLFEDDEDAGRVRRQGDGSEAGDRWGRLSEEIIELSDDENYAEEDEVEEEDLVCLENGAGLGVGTRGPVEGPVACGACGKALPADVGAVTAHAETHVSDSGACQLCGATPVSRAARISHALSHVGVPLFSCDMCHLQFCSPAKLNRHRRQALAGIPLPQPNQFNSASQGPGGELQCAVCSKQLTKDFQAVREHLLVHLCVSSLRCAVCHLAQPSLCTLLWHTLTHLSLPIYTCPCCACCFLERPQLERHMVEHGEDGAAADRELGDCPVPGADALEDLRCFLCSQTFTSTSAFQYHLSLHTGEQPSSQAWQGKRKAEQALDYPSSCSSSSSLDAGSLGRLVAVGFGQPVGPGPPEKPPSGSLPGFPVGLLPDGSPGGPSAGAAPRVKWYRCRFCGKRFAHSGEFTYHLRIHTGEKPYQCKVCLRFFRGRSTMICHLKTHAGALMYRCTVCGLYFSTLKLVSSHMEQHKDNLPPDFNIEQTFMYNDHSKEPLSGLDS from the exons ATGAGGATCCGGCTGCAGGGGACAGGCCACGCCGCGGGTCTCCTCGCAGAGCTCAACCGCTGCCGGCTCTCCCGCTGCCTGTGTGACGTGGTGCTGCAGGTTGGGGGGCGCTCATTCCCAGCTCACCGCGCCGTCCTGGCCTGCGCCGGCACCTATTTCCGTGGCCTGTTCTCTGGCGGGGGCGGTGCCTCCCCCACCTTCACCCTGGACTTTGTGTCTCCGGCAAACTTTGAGAAGGTGCTGACCTTCATTTACACGGCGGAGATCCTGACGGACCTGATCGACGTGGGAGTGCTGTATGAGCTCGCTGAGAGGCTGGGCGTGCAGCAGCTGGTCTTGGCCTGTCACGCCACCTTCCCTGACCTGCAGAGCTCTAACCCCAGCAAGGGTCCCGCCAAGCCGGACCTCGACCAGCGCACCGCCCCCACCTCCGTGTGCTCTTCCTCGgcagcctcctcctcctcatcgtCACTGTCCTCATCTGCTGGTCCTTCTGCCGCACCGTCCTCCCTGTCCCGGGATGGTGCCTCCAGAGCGGGCCGGGGCCACGGGGCCCCCTTTCCTCCTCCTCAGGCCCCCAAAGCAGAAAACGAGGAGTTCTTTGTGGAGTACGGCCAGATGTCCGAGGAGAAGCTGCCGGAGCAGCGGCCAGCGGCTGAGGTGGCGGACACTGTGAACGGGCCAGCCAGGGATGTGAAGGTGGAGCAGGCTGAGGAGGGCGGTGGCACGGGGGGGCGGCGTGGAGGGGAGTCCCGGGTGCCATCTGCGCCGCTTAGTGTCTCTTACCCCGACTCCTCGGCTCAGCTGCCGGTGGAGGCCTGCGCCCCCTCATCGTCGTGCGGCGACCCGCTGGACGGCCTGCAGGTCAGCGCCGTGGAATGCGGTGGCGCCGACGCCTCCGAGGAGCCTGACGTGCTGTTTGAGGATGACGAGGACGCAGGGCGGGTGCGTCGCCAGGGAGATGGGTCCGAGGCCGGCGACCGCTGGGGGAGGCTGTCAGAGGAGATCATTGAGCTGAGTGACGACGAGAACTACGCCGAGGAAGATGAGGTCGAGGAGGAGGACTTGGTGTGCCTGGAAAATGGTGCtggcttgggggtgggcacTCGTGGCCCTGTGGAGGGCCCGGTGGCATGCGGAGCCTGCGGGAAGGCGCTGCCCGCGGACGTGGGCGCCGTCACGGCACATGCAGAGACCCACGTGTCGGATTCAGGCGCATGCCAGCTCTGTGGTGCCACTCCAGTATCCCGTGCTGCCCGCATCTCGCACGCCCTCTCTCACGTGGGCGTCCCGCTCTTCTCCTGCGACATGTGTCACCTGCAGTTCTGCAGTCCAGCCAAGCTGAACCGGCACCGGCGGCAGGCCCTTGCTGGGATCCCCCTGCCTCAGCCTAACCAGTTCAACAGTGCCTCCCAGGGACCGGGTGGGGAACTGCAGTGTGCGGTCTGCTCCAAGCAGCTGACTAAGGACTTCCAG GCCGTGAGGGAGCACCTCCTCGTCCACTTGTGTGTGTCTTCACTTCGCTGTGCCGTGTGCCACCTGGCACAGCCGTCCCTGTGCACGCTGCTGTGGCACACCCTCACGCACCTCTCCCTGCCCATCTATACCTGCCCCTGCTGTGCCTGCTGCTTCCTGGAGCGCCCCCAGCTGGAGAGGCACATGGTAGAACACGGCGAGGATGGTGCAGCTGCAGACAGGGAGCTCGGGGACTGCCCTGTGCCTGGGGCCGACGCCCTGGAGGATCTGCGCTGCTTCTTGTGCTCTCAGACTTTCACCTCCACCTCTGCCTTCCAGTACCATTTGAGCTTACATACGGGCGAGCAGCCGAgcagccaggcctggcaggGCAAGCGCAAGGCAGAGCAGGCCCTGGACTATCCCTCATCCTGCTCGTCGTCCTCGTCGCTGGATGCCGGAAGCCTGGGCAGACTAGTGGCCGTGGGCTTCGGGCAGCCCGTGGGCCCGGGGCCCCCCGAGAAGCCGCCTTCGGGCTCCCTCCCCGGCTTCCCGGTAGGACTCCTCCCAGACGGCAGCCCTGGCGGGCCATCGGCGGGCGCGGCGCCACGGGTCAAGTGGTACCGCTGCCGGTTCTGCGGCAAACGCTTCGCCCACTCGGGCGAGTTTACGTACCACCTGCGCATCCACACTGGCGAGAAGCCGTACCAGTGCAAGGTCTGCCTGCGTTTCTTCCGGGGACGCTCTACCATGATCTGCCACCTGAAGACGCACGCCGGCGCCCTCATGTACCGCTGCACGGTCTGCGGACTCTACTTCTCCACCCTCAAGCTCGTCTCGTCCCACATGGAGCAGCACAAGGACAATCTGCCACCGGATTTCAACATTGAACAGACCTTCATGTACAACGACCACTCCAAAGAGCCCCTCTCTGGCCTGGACAGCTGA